Proteins from a genomic interval of Pseudoruegeria sp. SHC-113:
- the rpsI gene encoding 30S ribosomal protein S9, with product MADDINTLEDLSAIATGAETVTETAIVREPVRDELGRSYATGKRKDAVARVWIKPGSGKVTVNGKDQSVYFARPVLQMILRQPFTIAGVEDQFDVVATVKGGGLSGQAGAVKHGISKALQLYDPSLRGALKAAGFLTRDSRVVERKKYGKAKARRSFQFSKR from the coding sequence AACACTCTGGAAGATCTCTCCGCCATCGCAACTGGCGCCGAGACCGTGACCGAAACCGCCATCGTGCGTGAGCCCGTCCGCGACGAGCTGGGCCGCTCCTACGCCACCGGCAAGCGTAAAGATGCGGTTGCCCGCGTCTGGATCAAGCCGGGCTCCGGCAAGGTCACCGTGAACGGCAAGGACCAGTCGGTCTACTTCGCCCGCCCGGTGCTGCAGATGATCCTGCGCCAGCCCTTCACCATCGCCGGTGTAGAAGACCAGTTCGACGTGGTCGCCACCGTCAAGGGCGGTGGTCTCTCCGGTCAGGCCGGTGCCGTGAAGCACGGGATCTCCAAAGCGCTGCAGCTTTACGATCCCTCCCTGCGCGGCGCCCTGAAAGCCGCCGGCTTCCTGACGCGCGACAGCCGCGTGGTGGAACGGAAGAAATACGGTAAGGCCAAAGCCCGCCGCTCCTTCCAGTTCTCCAAGCGTTAA